Below is a genomic region from Isosphaeraceae bacterium EP7.
TTCCAGGAGACGCCCAGGATGTCGGCCACAAGCTCGAGCCGCGCAGGGACGGCGTCGGGCATGCCCAGGGCGTCGATCTCGGTGGTGTCGTTCGCCATGTGGAGCTTGCCCAGTGCGGCATCGAAGGTCGGCGTGAAGTGCGGGTCGAGGAGGTCGCGGCTCATCTGCGCGGCCACCCGATTGGCCCTCCCTCCCTCGGCCTCGCGCTTGCCGATGACGCCGTCGATGGCCTTGCGCAAGGCGGTCTGCGATTCGTCCAGCTTCTTCACCGGCAGCTCGGCCGTCAGCTTCCTCGCCATGTCGAGCAGGTGGATGCGGCCCCCCTCCGGGTCGTAGATGACGACCTCCTCGGGAGTCTCCGAGTCGAACATGTAGACGCGCCCGCCGTGGGCCACGATCTCGGCGCGGCCAACGGGCTCGGGCCCGCTGTAGTAGCGGGTCACCTGGATCTTGAACCCCGACGCCGCGGGCTTTGGCGGGGCCAGCGGTTGAGCGAGGGCCCGGGGAGCGAGCGAGGTCCAGCCGAGCCCCAGGGCGAAAATGATCGAAATCCTCATGGCTGACCCCCCAGGACTGCAAGCCCCTCGATCGACCCGACGCGCCCGGCTATGGTAACGGCCGGCGGCCCAACCGTGCAGGTCCAGAACTCGCCGCCCGCCTGCTTCGTCCCTGGCCAAAGGCGCCGCCCGAGGCGCGGAGGACCCGCCCATGAAAGTGCGACCGACCTTCACGACGGCTGTTCTGGCGCTCTTGCTCACCACGGCCACGACCAACGCTGCCGACCCCAAGCCCGGCGAGACGCCGCCGCTGGCGGAGTACTTCCGCGTCGAGAGCGCCAAGATCGAGGCCAAGCCGCTGCTGGGCATCGACTCGGCGGACGCCTGGAAGGCGAAACGACCCGAACTGAAGCGGCAACTCGCCGAGATGCTCGGCCTCGACCCCGGCCCCGAGCGGGTCCCGCTCGACGCCCAGGTCACCGGCACGGTCGAGGCCCCCGATTTCGTGATCGAGAAGATCCTGTTCCGCTCCGCCCCCGGGCTGGTCGTCACCGCCAATCTGTACCGGCCCAAGGTGGTCGACAAGGACAAGAAGCTGCCGGCGGTGCTCTACGTCTGCGGGCACGGGCGGGAGGAGATCGATGGACTGATCCTGGGCAACAAGGCGCATTACAAGCACCACGCCGCCTGGTACGCCGCCAATGGGTATGTCTGCTTGGTGCTCGACACGCTCGAGCTTGGCGAGGTGCCGGGCCTGCATCACGGAACGTTCAGGTACGGCATGTGGTGGTGGCTCTCCCGCGGGTACTCTCCCGCGGGGGTCGAGGCCTGGAACGGGATGCGGGGGATCGACTACCTCGTCTCCAGGCCCGAGGTCGACGCGACCAAGATCGGCGTGACGGGCCGATCGGGCGGCGGCGCGACGAGTTGGTGGGTGGCCGCGATGGACGACCGCGTGGCCGCTGCCATTCCCGTGGCCGGCATCACCGACTTGCACAATCACGTCGTCGACGGCATGGTCGAGGAGCATTGCGACTGCATGTATCCAGTGAACACCTATCGCTGGGACTTCGACACACTCGCCGCCCTGGTCGCGCCCCGGCCCCTCCTCGTCGAGAATACCGATGCCGACCCGATGTTTCCGGAGGACGGAGTCCGACGGATTTACGCTCAGCTCCAGCGGGTCTACGGCTGGTACGGGGCCGCCGACAAGCTCGGCCTGGTCGTCGGCAAGGGGAAGCACGTCGACACCGAAGAGCTCCGTCACCCCTCCTTCGCTTTCATGAACAAATGGCTCAAAGGGACCGATGCGAAGGTCGAGGAACCGCCCCGACCCATCGATCAGAAGGACCTGCGCGTGATCGCCGAGGACTCGGCCCTGGGACCGAGGGCCGCGAACGCGTTGATTCAGGAGACGTTCATCAAGGTCCCCACGCCGCCGAACATGCCGCCGACCCGAAACGCCTGGCCGGCGCAGCGGGCCCAATGGCTGGAGGAGATACGGGCCAAAGTCTTCGGCGGCTGGCCGGCCGAGGGTGAACTGTCCACGCCCGAACCGCAGCCGGTCATCGATCGCACGACGAAGGGAATCCGGATGCGCTCGTATGATTACGAGAGCCAGCCCGGCGTCACCTTGCGCTTCTGGTGGATCGAGCCCGCCGGCCGCGCCGCCGGGCCGCGCAACATGGCGATCCGAGTGCTCGACGAGGCCGCCTGGGAGGGCGAATGGTCGCGCATCATCGCGGCGCTGGAAGGGACAGGGCCCGTCTCGGATCTCAACACCGGCGCCTGGGTGACCGGTGTCCTTCCATTGAGGCTGTCCCGCGACCGGGCCCTCGTCCTGCTCGCCCCGCGCGGTGTGGGCCCGTCGGCCTGGCCTGAGACGAAGGACAGCAACATCCGCAGGCGGTTCTACCTGCTGGGCCAGACCCTCGACGGCATGCGAGTCCTGGACGTGCGCCGGGGGATTGCCGCGATGCGCCGTGTCGTCGAGGTTCCCCAGGGGGCCAACCTCGCCCTGATCGGCGAGGGGCAGGCCGCCCCGCTGGCCATGTGGGCCGCCGTTTTCGAGCCCTCCGTCTCCGATCTCGTCCTCGAATCGCCCCCGACCAGCGTGCGCGAAGGACCCGCGTTCCTGAACCTGGAGCGGCTGATGACCCAGGCCCAGGCGCTTACGCTGGTGCATCCGCGCGAGGTCGTCATCCGCCGTTCCACGCCCGATGCCTGGCGCTGGGCGGCGCGCCAGGCCGAGACGCTAGGCGCCCCGGTCGGCAGCTGGCCGTCATTCGCCCCGCGCTAGGCCCAGCACGGCCAGGGTCTCGGCATAGACCGCGTCGGGGCCCTGGTCGCCGTCCACCACATAAATCCGGTCGGGGACCGTCGCCCGCAGATGCGCCAGGATCGGCCCCGCGTGGTCGTCATAGACCTGCTGCCGCCGGGAGACGACCTCGATTGCGTCGTCGGGCCTGCGCACCAATGTGGCCCCGTCGTTGTCGCAATGCTCGGGCACGATGGGGGGCTTGGCCTGGAGGTGATAGGTCGCGCCACATTGCGGGCAGACGCGTCGGCCTGTCATCCGGGCCTCGGCCGCCTCGCGCGTCAGCGCGATCTCGAGATAGCCGTCGATGCCGAAGCCGAGCGTCTGTTCGAAGCCTTCAAGGATGGCCACCTGGCCCATCGTCCGGGGGAACCCGTCGAACAGCAGCCGGCGGTCGCCCGGGGCCTTCAGGTCGGCCTCCAGCAACTCGACGATGAGCGCGTCTGGGACGAGGTTGCCGCTGGCCAGGGTGGCCTCGACGCGCTTGCCCAGCGAGTCGCCACGGCGAACCGCCTCGCGTAACAGTTCGCCGGTGCGAACCAGGGTGTAGCCGTAATCCTTGCCCAGGCGTTCGGCCAGGCTGCTCTTGCCGCTGCCGGGACGCCCGAAGGCCACCAGGTGCCGCGGGGGGAACGAAACGGTCGCGGACACTCGGATGCACTCCGTCAAAGGGACGATTCGGCTCACGTGGCCGGGTTGATACAATAGGCCCGGAGGCCGCTCGACCGCGAGCGGCAAGGCCCAAAGCCCCGCGTACGGCGGGCACGGAGCGACCCGCGATGCAGCCCGAGGCCACCTCGTTCCGCAAGGATTATACCCGACATACGCTCGACGAGCGCGGAGTCGACGCCGACCCCATCGCGCAGCTCGGCGTCTGGCTCGAAGAGGCCGTTCTCGCCGACGTCCCCGAGCCCAAC
It encodes:
- a CDS encoding prolyl oligopeptidase family serine peptidase, with amino-acid sequence MKVRPTFTTAVLALLLTTATTNAADPKPGETPPLAEYFRVESAKIEAKPLLGIDSADAWKAKRPELKRQLAEMLGLDPGPERVPLDAQVTGTVEAPDFVIEKILFRSAPGLVVTANLYRPKVVDKDKKLPAVLYVCGHGREEIDGLILGNKAHYKHHAAWYAANGYVCLVLDTLELGEVPGLHHGTFRYGMWWWLSRGYSPAGVEAWNGMRGIDYLVSRPEVDATKIGVTGRSGGGATSWWVAAMDDRVAAAIPVAGITDLHNHVVDGMVEEHCDCMYPVNTYRWDFDTLAALVAPRPLLVENTDADPMFPEDGVRRIYAQLQRVYGWYGAADKLGLVVGKGKHVDTEELRHPSFAFMNKWLKGTDAKVEEPPRPIDQKDLRVIAEDSALGPRAANALIQETFIKVPTPPNMPPTRNAWPAQRAQWLEEIRAKVFGGWPAEGELSTPEPQPVIDRTTKGIRMRSYDYESQPGVTLRFWWIEPAGRAAGPRNMAIRVLDEAAWEGEWSRIIAALEGTGPVSDLNTGAWVTGVLPLRLSRDRALVLLAPRGVGPSAWPETKDSNIRRRFYLLGQTLDGMRVLDVRRGIAAMRRVVEVPQGANLALIGEGQAAPLAMWAAVFEPSVSDLVLESPPTSVREGPAFLNLERLMTQAQALTLVHPREVVIRRSTPDAWRWAARQAETLGAPVGSWPSFAPR
- a CDS encoding nucleoside monophosphate kinase; translated protein: MSATVSFPPRHLVAFGRPGSGKSSLAERLGKDYGYTLVRTGELLREAVRRGDSLGKRVEATLASGNLVPDALIVELLEADLKAPGDRRLLFDGFPRTMGQVAILEGFEQTLGFGIDGYLEIALTREAAEARMTGRRVCPQCGATYHLQAKPPIVPEHCDNDGATLVRRPDDAIEVVSRRQQVYDDHAGPILAHLRATVPDRIYVVDGDQGPDAVYAETLAVLGLARGE